From Veillonella dispar, one genomic window encodes:
- a CDS encoding terminase small subunit — MRSIAITQDAKGRIVVDGYTLTFKQARFCEEYVSNGNVINEAVIKAGYSKSSPSVVNSMGLENLNKPACKAYIAELQQRFRQTADHRVATIEERRNLLTQWIYSDDVRYNDKLKALDILNKMDAAYEQRIKMDTTINNPVQSLTTEELRKLIDNKPD; from the coding sequence GTGAGATCCATTGCTATAACACAAGACGCCAAAGGAAGAATCGTTGTAGATGGGTATACGCTCACTTTTAAACAAGCTAGGTTTTGTGAAGAATACGTTTCTAACGGCAATGTTATTAACGAAGCGGTCATTAAAGCTGGTTATTCAAAATCCAGCCCATCGGTCGTAAATAGCATGGGCCTAGAAAACCTCAACAAACCAGCTTGTAAGGCTTATATAGCCGAATTACAACAACGATTTAGACAAACTGCTGATCATAGAGTAGCTACCATAGAAGAGCGACGTAACTTACTTACTCAATGGATATACAGTGACGATGTAAGGTACAACGACAAACTTAAAGCACTCGATATCTTAAACAAGATGGATGCTGCTTATGAACAACGTATCAAGATGGATACGACGATAAATAATCCGGTTCAGTCCCTTACAACAGAAGAGCTTAGAAAGTTAATTGATAATAAACCCGATTAA
- the terL gene encoding phage terminase large subunit — protein sequence MIRIPKASQLRMTPELKQHIQYQAKLELARRDFFDYCELMAPDFYKRSRPYLLYLTATLQHFVSQSSKKVLIVSMPPRTGKSRTAIMFTEWYLGKDPTQKIMTGSYNETLSTQFAKSVRNAIQTNKADPFTPVYSDVFPNTKIKQGDAAMNMWSLEGQYSSYLATSPSGTATGFGCTLMIIDDVIKNALEANNQLTKQAHFEWFTNTMLSRLEEGGKIIIIMTRWASDDLAGRIINHFKDDAEVVSLKALQDDGTMLCDEVLSRESYEEKKKLISPDIFYANYQQEPIDLKGQLYSSLKTYDTLPQFEKIQSYTDTADTGSDYLCSIIYGIRQKEAYILDVIYTNEPMEITEPLVAKHLFDYKVNEAYIESNNGGRGFSRQISHYLTDIHNTNHTVIIPFHQSKNKQSRILSNATWVMEHIYFPINWHNKFPEFYKAITSYQREGKNLHDDAPDALTGVAEKINTQTPIFSFD from the coding sequence GTGATACGAATTCCTAAAGCAAGCCAATTGAGAATGACGCCAGAGCTTAAACAACATATCCAATACCAGGCGAAGCTAGAACTCGCTAGACGAGACTTCTTCGACTATTGCGAGTTAATGGCTCCAGATTTTTATAAGAGATCGCGGCCTTATCTTCTTTATTTAACAGCTACCTTACAACATTTCGTATCACAATCTTCTAAGAAAGTATTAATAGTATCTATGCCACCACGTACTGGTAAATCTAGAACCGCTATTATGTTTACGGAATGGTACTTAGGTAAAGATCCGACACAAAAGATTATGACAGGATCTTATAACGAAACCTTATCGACACAATTCGCTAAGTCAGTCAGAAATGCTATTCAAACGAATAAAGCCGATCCATTTACACCGGTCTATTCCGACGTGTTCCCTAATACAAAGATTAAACAAGGTGATGCGGCTATGAATATGTGGTCCTTAGAAGGACAATATTCATCTTATCTTGCTACATCTCCTTCGGGTACGGCTACCGGTTTCGGCTGTACGTTAATGATCATAGACGACGTTATTAAGAATGCTCTCGAGGCAAATAATCAACTTACTAAACAAGCTCACTTCGAATGGTTCACTAATACGATGTTATCTCGTTTAGAAGAAGGCGGAAAAATCATTATCATTATGACACGCTGGGCATCAGATGATTTAGCTGGACGTATTATTAATCACTTTAAAGACGATGCCGAAGTCGTATCGCTTAAAGCACTTCAAGACGACGGAACGATGTTATGTGACGAAGTACTTTCTAGAGAATCATACGAAGAGAAGAAGAAATTAATATCGCCCGATATATTCTATGCGAACTACCAACAAGAACCGATCGACCTTAAAGGACAGCTATACTCGTCTTTAAAGACATACGATACTCTTCCTCAATTCGAGAAGATACAATCTTACACCGATACAGCCGATACAGGTTCTGACTATTTATGTTCGATCATATACGGCATCCGACAAAAGGAAGCTTATATTCTCGACGTTATATATACGAACGAACCGATGGAGATAACAGAGCCCTTAGTCGCAAAACATTTGTTCGATTATAAAGTTAATGAAGCGTACATCGAATCGAACAACGGCGGCCGAGGATTCTCACGTCAAATCTCCCATTATTTAACAGATATACATAATACTAACCATACAGTCATCATACCGTTCCATCAATCAAAGAATAAACAATCACGAATACTATCTAATGCTACATGGGTAATGGAACATATATACTTCCCGATAAACTGGCACAACAAATTCCCCGAGTTTTATAAAGCCATAACTTCTTATCAGCGTGAAGGTAAAAACCTACACGACGATGCTCCCGATGCTTTAACAGGCGTCGCCGAGAAGATTAATACACAAACTCCTATATTCTCATTCGATTAA
- a CDS encoding phage portal protein yields the protein MNTTEQWIDIIRRNTGISEQQFVQAEYEKFLYSKKRRKMLLSRQYYLGNQQEPKHLVYTAKDTMQDASGIIPNNKIINNLFDDLVDQKTNYLLSQQIDAQTDDDIDVTEYFNPSFQNLLKELGKDVYQCSIGYLHPFIDEQGNLSFKRFKPENVIPFWHDEAHKQLDAFIHFYDVEIYQSPSITTTETHVEYYLPEGVHYYIYSNGQLAPDTSKLNTAYIHKNDISYNWTSVPLIWFKPNSDETFLLDRIKTLQDALNQMISNFANVMSQDVHNTILVLKGYDGTNLEEFRHNLAKHGVIKISSTPEVQGDVEALNVNVDATNYTTIIKELERAIITNGRGFDAKDDRMANNPNQMNINSMYSDIDLDANDLEAEFQASLHHLVDFINAYRSLNSLPIISSINFIFNRDLPVNQQDTINAIKDSVGILSERTLVANHPFTLNVDEELEQIKKERQEVFNQDYTYEGN from the coding sequence ATGAATACTACCGAACAATGGATCGACATCATACGTCGCAATACAGGTATCTCGGAACAACAATTTGTACAAGCCGAATACGAAAAATTCCTGTACTCTAAGAAACGACGTAAGATGCTTTTATCACGACAATATTATTTAGGCAATCAACAAGAACCTAAGCATCTTGTATATACAGCGAAAGATACGATGCAAGATGCGTCCGGTATTATACCTAATAATAAAATCATCAATAACTTATTCGACGATCTAGTCGATCAAAAGACTAATTATCTATTATCACAACAGATCGATGCACAAACTGACGACGATATCGACGTAACCGAGTACTTTAATCCAAGCTTTCAAAATCTATTAAAGGAATTAGGTAAGGACGTATACCAATGCTCGATCGGTTATCTACATCCGTTTATCGACGAACAAGGTAACTTGTCCTTTAAGCGCTTTAAACCAGAAAACGTTATCCCGTTCTGGCACGACGAAGCACATAAACAACTCGATGCCTTTATTCATTTCTACGACGTCGAGATCTATCAAAGTCCTTCTATCACGACGACCGAAACACACGTCGAATATTACTTACCCGAAGGCGTACATTATTATATTTACTCTAACGGTCAACTAGCTCCCGATACATCCAAATTAAATACGGCGTATATCCATAAGAACGATATTTCTTATAATTGGACGTCCGTACCGTTGATCTGGTTTAAGCCTAATTCAGACGAAACATTCTTACTCGATCGTATTAAGACACTCCAAGATGCTCTTAATCAAATGATATCTAACTTCGCTAACGTGATGTCTCAAGACGTACATAATACGATCTTGGTCCTTAAAGGATACGACGGCACTAACCTCGAAGAATTCCGACATAATTTAGCCAAGCATGGCGTTATTAAAATATCCTCGACTCCGGAAGTACAAGGCGATGTCGAAGCACTTAACGTTAACGTCGATGCAACTAACTATACGACGATTATTAAAGAACTCGAACGCGCGATTATTACGAATGGACGAGGCTTCGATGCTAAGGACGACCGTATGGCGAATAATCCGAATCAGATGAATATTAATTCGATGTACTCAGATATCGACCTCGACGCTAACGATCTCGAAGCGGAATTCCAAGCGTCGCTGCATCATTTAGTGGACTTTATTAATGCCTATCGTTCCCTTAACAGTCTTCCGATTATTTCTTCTATTAACTTTATCTTTAATAGAGACTTACCAGTTAACCAACAAGATACGATTAATGCAATTAAAGATTCTGTCGGCATCCTTTCCGAAAGAACTCTCGTAGCTAATCATCCGTTTACGCTAAACGTCGACGAAGAACTCGAACAAATTAAGAAAGAGCGACAAGAAGTATTTAACCAAGATTATACATACGAAGGTAACTAA
- a CDS encoding minor capsid protein, translating into MYWEDRFLSDKEQSILDAQQQFNELSSITEYALEKQLSQIQSFYQKYADTNGISLQEAKKQLTARELKAFKLTLKQYIKLAQQKNLSPKQIKLLENASLRSRLSRIEALWIHTQQFAEEMAADTNTHLTDFLLKQYQSSYYKAAYTTQSLLGNYQTFRQVPKKQILATLQQPWNEQNFSDRIWQQKDVLITKLRQEITRSFIAQEPSERTTERISHTFDTQISNVRRLVETETAYVQELALHDTFKELNVKEYQILATLDKHTSSICRHLDKHIVPMSDYKPGITAPPFHPYCRSTMIPNVPLNSRASRPDQKTKYIPDMTYEEWKSDYLT; encoded by the coding sequence ATGTATTGGGAAGATCGTTTTCTAAGCGATAAAGAACAAAGTATCCTCGATGCACAACAACAGTTTAATGAACTGTCATCGATTACTGAATATGCTCTCGAAAAACAACTATCACAAATACAGTCGTTCTACCAGAAATATGCCGATACTAACGGCATAAGCTTACAAGAAGCCAAGAAACAATTAACGGCAAGAGAACTTAAAGCATTTAAGCTAACACTTAAGCAATATATCAAACTAGCACAACAGAAGAACTTATCTCCTAAGCAGATCAAGCTCCTCGAGAACGCATCCTTGCGCTCACGTCTCTCACGCATCGAAGCGCTCTGGATACATACACAACAATTCGCCGAAGAGATGGCCGCCGATACTAATACCCATTTAACAGATTTCCTTCTTAAGCAATACCAATCTAGTTATTATAAAGCAGCCTATACTACACAATCACTATTAGGTAACTATCAAACATTCAGACAAGTACCTAAGAAACAGATATTAGCCACATTACAGCAACCCTGGAACGAACAAAACTTCTCCGATCGTATATGGCAACAAAAAGACGTACTCATCACAAAGCTACGTCAAGAGATAACACGTTCCTTTATAGCACAAGAACCGTCAGAGCGTACAACAGAACGTATATCACATACATTCGACACACAAATCTCGAATGTACGACGCTTAGTCGAAACCGAAACAGCTTACGTTCAAGAATTAGCTCTACACGATACCTTTAAGGAGTTAAACGTAAAAGAATACCAGATCTTAGCGACGCTCGATAAGCATACGTCCTCGATATGTCGTCACCTCGATAAACATATCGTACCGATGTCCGATTATAAACCCGGTATAACGGCACCGCCATTTCATCCGTATTGTCGTTCGACGATGATACCGAACGTACCGCTTAACTCGCGAGCATCCAGACCAGATCAGAAGACAAAGTACATACCCGATATGACTTATGAAGAGTGGAAGTCCGATTATTTAACCTAA
- a CDS encoding phage scaffolding protein, producing MTKEQLLALNLTEEQCATILEDYGKNYVSKAQFNEKNDAYKSAKKEIENLTNDINTLSKTNEANEALQSQIKELQDAAAKREADYVENIKNMKIDTAIAKEVLQAGAMNQSILTGLLDRSKITYDNDTITGIQEQIQSLKESDPYLFKQDSIKGVIPGEATPKTDNGLTKEQFKKLSYLDRVKLQESDPDLYEELSH from the coding sequence ATGACTAAAGAACAACTATTAGCCCTTAACCTTACCGAAGAACAATGCGCAACTATTCTTGAAGATTATGGTAAGAACTACGTATCTAAAGCTCAATTTAACGAGAAGAACGATGCATACAAGAGCGCTAAGAAAGAAATTGAAAACCTAACTAACGATATTAACACGTTATCGAAAACTAACGAAGCGAACGAAGCATTACAATCTCAAATCAAAGAACTTCAAGACGCCGCAGCAAAAAGAGAAGCCGATTACGTCGAAAATATTAAGAATATGAAAATCGACACAGCCATCGCTAAAGAAGTACTGCAAGCCGGCGCTATGAATCAATCCATCTTAACAGGCTTATTAGATCGCTCTAAGATTACGTACGATAACGATACTATCACTGGTATTCAAGAACAAATTCAATCTTTAAAAGAATCTGATCCATATTTATTTAAACAAGATTCTATTAAAGGAGTTATACCAGGGGAAGCTACACCTAAAACCGATAACGGTTTAACTAAAGAACAATTCAAAAAATTATCTTATCTCGATCGCGTTAAGTTACAAGAATCCGATCCCGATTTGTACGAAGAATTATCTCACTAA
- a CDS encoding N4-gp56 family major capsid protein: MANETKLANIINPQVMQDMVSAGLPKALKFTQFAAVNEELKGVPGDTVTIPAWAYIGAAEDVAEGAEVTTATMSASTKTVQIKTAGKAITLTDKAVNSGLGDPVGQATYQLSLSMADKIDNDVLAALGTTTLAATSTKVISYEGVVAAVDKLNEEGNTDKVLFVAPSQVTTLRLDPNFIDRNKYNADVMMNGEIGMIAGCRVVASRRIDDSKATIDNFIVCLTPEVEDGTPALPAVTIYTKAEANLETERHAKALSTDIVVSAHYAVGLTNESKVVKATFKK, from the coding sequence ATGGCAAACGAAACGAAACTCGCAAATATTATTAACCCTCAAGTTATGCAAGATATGGTATCTGCTGGCTTGCCTAAAGCATTAAAATTTACACAATTCGCAGCTGTTAACGAAGAACTTAAAGGCGTTCCTGGCGACACTGTAACTATTCCGGCATGGGCTTATATCGGTGCTGCTGAAGACGTAGCAGAAGGCGCTGAAGTAACGACTGCTACTATGTCCGCTTCTACTAAAACTGTACAAATTAAAACAGCTGGTAAAGCTATCACATTGACAGATAAAGCAGTTAACTCTGGTCTAGGCGATCCTGTCGGCCAAGCTACTTATCAATTATCCTTATCTATGGCAGACAAAATCGATAATGACGTATTAGCAGCTTTGGGTACTACTACTTTGGCAGCTACTTCCACAAAAGTTATCTCCTATGAAGGTGTTGTAGCAGCTGTCGATAAATTGAATGAAGAAGGCAACACAGACAAAGTATTGTTCGTAGCTCCTAGCCAAGTAACTACTCTTCGTCTAGATCCTAACTTCATTGACCGCAATAAATATAATGCCGACGTAATGATGAACGGCGAAATCGGTATGATCGCTGGCTGTCGTGTCGTTGCTTCTCGTCGTATCGATGACTCTAAAGCGACTATCGATAACTTCATCGTATGCTTGACTCCAGAAGTCGAAGACGGTACTCCAGCTCTTCCAGCTGTTACTATCTATACTAAAGCAGAAGCTAACCTCGAAACTGAACGTCATGCTAAAGCATTGTCTACTGATATCGTAGTATCTGCACATTATGCCGTAGGTTTGACTAACGAATCTAAAGTCGTAAAAGCAACTTTCAAAAAATAA
- a CDS encoding HK97 gp10 family phage protein — protein sequence MANVTVDLSGFEDLLKKTQELQNNISSLNEEITDNLAQHYLAEAIANTPVGAIAISPDGKYRSESEHMRRSWEAERINDTTVKVQNSASYASYVNDGHRQRPGRFIPVLGKRLTKSFVKGLHMQEKAEAATRRASDKIMKNALDDYLSTWSK from the coding sequence ATGGCTAACGTTACAGTCGACCTCTCGGGATTCGAAGATTTATTAAAGAAGACACAAGAGCTTCAGAATAATATATCGTCTCTTAACGAAGAGATCACCGATAACTTAGCACAACATTATTTGGCAGAAGCTATAGCGAATACTCCAGTCGGAGCGATAGCGATATCGCCGGACGGTAAATACCGTTCAGAATCGGAACACATGAGACGATCGTGGGAAGCAGAACGCATTAACGATACTACCGTTAAAGTACAGAATTCAGCTTCCTATGCTTCGTATGTAAACGACGGCCACAGACAACGACCAGGACGTTTTATACCCGTATTGGGTAAACGTCTTACTAAGTCGTTTGTTAAGGGCTTACATATGCAAGAGAAGGCAGAAGCGGCTACGAGAAGAGCTTCAGACAAGATCATGAAGAACGCGCTCGACGACTACTTATCAACGTGGAGCAAATAA
- a CDS encoding phage tail terminator family protein produces the protein MNYINEIIDGIAKSLFNSFKYPIYIDEIKSDAQFPCFVIETLNTEQKHLLDVRYERRNDFDIMFFISDDDYIEEQKVQINPVTESLYFDLEYITLSDGSLLNGIDMSHRVTDGILHFKVSYEYHILKVLDKDPMLTLNQTQEVTDNAKNKEN, from the coding sequence ATGAACTACATTAACGAAATCATCGACGGCATAGCTAAATCATTATTTAACAGTTTTAAATATCCTATATACATCGACGAGATTAAATCAGATGCACAATTTCCTTGTTTCGTAATAGAGACACTTAATACAGAACAGAAGCATTTACTAGACGTACGTTATGAACGCAGAAATGACTTCGATATTATGTTCTTTATCTCGGACGACGACTATATCGAAGAGCAAAAGGTACAGATTAATCCCGTAACGGAGAGTTTATACTTCGACTTAGAGTATATAACACTCTCTGACGGTTCTCTCCTTAACGGTATCGATATGAGTCACAGGGTTACCGACGGGATACTGCATTTTAAAGTCTCTTATGAATACCATATCTTAAAAGTGTTAGATAAAGATCCTATGCTTACATTAAATCAAACTCAAGAGGTAACAGATAATGCCAAGAACAAAGAAAACTGA
- a CDS encoding phage tail sheath C-terminal domain-containing protein, with product MALGGGYWLFQNKTLPGAYINFVSKNKAFAEIVDRGYATMALSLDWGETGKIVRVEQEEFQKDSVKIFGYDYAHEKMKGLRDLFINTKTLYLYRLNSDAVKAQSTVATATCGGVRGNDIAVAISADINDASKFVVTTYLKTDDVVKKVDEQTGLSTPKELVNNAYVTFNEMSAFTAQAATYLTGGTNGTAVQASDYQKYIELIEPFYFNVLGYTGSDTTIQNLFIAFAKRTRETTGQKFQVALYNNTRANYEGVISLANKVTDSGAEPGAGVYWLTGAEASCPINKSLTNKIYDGEYNFNVQYKQYELEQFIKGGQIVFHNVADSASGNVKGNTRLLSDVNTFTEFSKERTKDFALNQVIRVLDNSAYDVARLFNNYYLGKTPNDKDGRIALWNDIVKLFEDYAKVRAIKEFESKDVQIPTEGDEKGSVVVNYEINPTVAMDKLYATCYVK from the coding sequence ATGGCATTAGGTGGCGGTTACTGGCTTTTCCAAAATAAAACATTGCCAGGCGCATACATTAACTTCGTTTCCAAGAATAAAGCATTTGCCGAAATCGTAGATCGTGGTTACGCGACTATGGCACTTTCTTTAGACTGGGGCGAAACAGGCAAAATCGTGCGTGTCGAACAAGAAGAATTCCAAAAGGATTCTGTTAAAATCTTCGGTTACGACTATGCACATGAAAAAATGAAAGGTCTTCGTGATCTTTTTATCAATACTAAAACTCTATATCTATATCGCTTAAACTCTGACGCAGTTAAAGCACAATCTACGGTAGCGACTGCTACTTGCGGTGGTGTACGTGGCAACGATATTGCTGTCGCTATCTCTGCCGACATTAACGATGCATCTAAATTCGTCGTAACGACTTACCTTAAAACAGACGATGTCGTTAAGAAAGTCGACGAACAAACTGGTCTTTCTACACCTAAAGAACTCGTTAATAATGCATATGTAACATTCAATGAAATGTCCGCATTCACAGCTCAAGCAGCTACTTACCTTACTGGTGGTACTAACGGTACAGCTGTACAAGCATCTGACTACCAAAAATATATTGAATTAATCGAACCATTCTATTTCAACGTATTAGGTTATACTGGCTCCGATACTACAATTCAAAACTTGTTTATCGCATTCGCTAAACGTACACGTGAAACGACTGGTCAAAAATTCCAAGTAGCACTTTATAACAATACTCGTGCTAATTATGAAGGCGTTATTTCCCTAGCTAACAAAGTAACAGATAGTGGTGCTGAACCTGGTGCTGGTGTCTACTGGTTAACTGGCGCAGAAGCATCTTGCCCTATTAATAAATCTTTGACTAATAAAATTTACGACGGCGAATACAACTTCAACGTTCAATATAAACAATATGAATTAGAACAATTCATTAAAGGCGGCCAAATCGTATTCCATAACGTAGCAGATTCCGCATCTGGCAACGTTAAAGGTAACACTCGTTTGTTATCCGACGTTAATACTTTCACTGAATTCTCTAAAGAACGTACTAAAGACTTCGCTCTTAACCAAGTTATTCGTGTACTCGATAATTCCGCATACGATGTAGCTCGATTATTTAACAATTATTATCTAGGTAAGACACCTAACGATAAAGATGGTCGTATTGCATTGTGGAACGATATCGTTAAATTATTCGAAGACTATGCTAAAGTACGTGCAATTAAAGAATTCGAATCCAAAGACGTTCAAATTCCGACAGAGGGCGACGAAAAAGGTTCTGTAGTCGTAAACTACGAAATCAACCCGACAGTCGCTATGGATAAATTGTACGCTACTTGCTACGTTAAATAA
- a CDS encoding phage tail tube protein: MAQMATVKSNELAKSRLATCYTVINGKRYSVMNAKKLEYKIDIETQEFGVLGTLIDQAGQTKVKITGKLSQFDNDPIFHDLAIKYATKGEQTFFDIYATNEDPTSVGNIGRRTVILKDCVFKGVNTVAFDVEGKYLEKEIEFIAGGIEYPEQFKLSDKMEG; the protein is encoded by the coding sequence ATGGCACAAATGGCAACAGTTAAAAGCAATGAATTAGCTAAATCTCGTTTAGCTACTTGCTATACCGTTATCAACGGTAAACGATATAGCGTTATGAACGCTAAAAAACTTGAGTATAAGATCGATATCGAAACTCAAGAATTCGGCGTGCTCGGTACTCTTATCGATCAAGCCGGTCAAACTAAAGTTAAAATCACTGGCAAATTATCTCAATTTGATAACGATCCGATCTTCCATGATTTAGCTATTAAATATGCGACTAAAGGCGAACAAACTTTCTTCGATATTTACGCGACTAACGAAGATCCGACTTCCGTAGGTAACATCGGTCGTCGTACTGTTATCTTAAAAGACTGTGTATTTAAAGGTGTTAATACTGTAGCATTCGATGTCGAAGGTAAATACCTCGAAAAAGAAATCGAATTTATTGCTGGCGGTATCGAATACCCAGAACAATTTAAACTTTCCGATAAAATGGAAGGCTAA
- a CDS encoding phage tail assembly chaperone encodes MSNINQMSLRGFFKDGVKKPKEFEVVISERFEENGEPIKWVIKPLTGREIDYIQNQANKVSIVNGVPTTETNQEKLKELLLEKTVKYPDLMNAELQDNYGVQSAKDLAGEMLTAGEYNYLFEVIQKYGGLTTKVNTVEELKN; translated from the coding sequence ATGTCTAATATCAATCAAATGTCTCTTCGCGGTTTCTTTAAGGACGGCGTTAAAAAGCCTAAAGAATTTGAAGTCGTTATTTCTGAACGTTTTGAAGAAAATGGCGAACCTATTAAATGGGTTATTAAACCATTAACAGGCCGCGAAATCGATTATATTCAAAATCAAGCTAATAAAGTATCTATCGTTAACGGTGTACCTACGACAGAAACTAACCAAGAAAAACTTAAAGAGCTTTTACTCGAAAAAACAGTTAAATATCCAGATCTTATGAATGCAGAATTACAAGATAACTATGGCGTACAATCTGCTAAAGATTTAGCTGGTGAAATGCTAACTGCTGGCGAATATAACTACTTATTCGAAGTGATTCAAAAATACGGTGGTCTTACTACTAAAGTTAACACGGTCGAAGAGTTAAAAAACTAA